In Glaciimonas sp. PCH181, a single genomic region encodes these proteins:
- a CDS encoding ATPase, T2SS/T4P/T4SS family has product MKDPLMSENHGSFLLTVASDGYDTLDEVAITKDRFVIGKAESSDLRLKGWSVSKLHATFLINEGSIFIEDSGSIFGTWIEGERINRLGPLNAGTEMRIGSYTLTLHVNKQGSECAPTSARKDANENEPERIAASAHIPPPAPRAMPTATLTSVEDISFDDDVLLSESLHRAPAQTVTSGAFLTNGATPPQQSSTQAKPAPPPVFVAPPLSVRLAPAVALNSTPTASAEQSAPTVKAPSSRPTAVGRQAPAVQARVIDHEFSHWRKTLHEAVLYEIDLRRIDANKMSEDDLKANVKTLIKELLTSTFTLPDNIDTERLTREVLDEAVGLGPLEPLIADESVTEIMVNRFDEIWVERGGRLELSTATFTSDLAVMGAIERIVTPLGRRIDESSPMVDARLKDGSRVNAIVSPLSLRGPTLTIRKFSRRKMIAEDLIKYGSMTEDMLHILRSAVEQRLNIVVSGGTGSGKTTFLNMMSAFVPNDERIVTIEDAAELQLSQPNLVSLESRPPNVEGKGHVAIRDLVRNSLRMRPDRIIVGECRGGEALDMLQAMNTGHDGSMTTLHANSPRDALARMEVLVLMAGMNLPVRAIREQISSAVHLIIQLTRYSCGARKVTAITEVVGIESETVQLQDIFKFHREGLDRNGKTCGEFRYSGMMPAFIERMNNE; this is encoded by the coding sequence ATGAAAGACCCACTCATGTCTGAAAACCATGGAAGTTTTTTGCTGACGGTGGCATCCGACGGCTATGACACGCTGGATGAAGTCGCCATTACCAAAGATCGTTTCGTCATTGGCAAGGCGGAAAGCAGCGATCTGCGCCTGAAAGGGTGGAGCGTCAGTAAACTACACGCGACGTTTCTGATCAATGAAGGCAGTATTTTTATCGAAGACAGCGGCAGTATTTTCGGCACCTGGATCGAAGGCGAACGAATCAATCGCCTTGGCCCGCTGAATGCTGGTACAGAGATGCGAATCGGCAGCTATACCTTAACCCTGCACGTGAATAAGCAAGGCAGCGAATGTGCGCCAACCTCAGCAAGGAAAGACGCCAATGAAAACGAGCCGGAGCGGATCGCAGCATCTGCTCATATCCCACCACCCGCGCCTCGGGCGATGCCGACTGCAACGCTAACTTCGGTTGAGGATATCAGTTTCGATGACGACGTTTTACTGTCTGAATCGTTGCATCGTGCGCCAGCGCAAACTGTCACTTCCGGGGCATTTTTAACCAATGGCGCGACACCGCCGCAGCAATCTTCAACACAGGCTAAACCTGCGCCCCCACCGGTATTTGTCGCGCCGCCGCTTTCGGTGAGATTAGCACCTGCTGTTGCTCTCAATTCCACTCCGACAGCATCCGCAGAGCAATCCGCACCGACTGTAAAAGCGCCATCCTCGCGTCCCACCGCCGTCGGCAGGCAAGCGCCTGCTGTGCAAGCACGCGTGATCGATCATGAATTTTCGCACTGGCGTAAAACGTTGCATGAGGCCGTACTGTATGAAATCGATCTACGCCGGATCGATGCCAACAAGATGTCGGAAGACGATCTTAAGGCCAACGTCAAGACACTGATCAAGGAGTTGTTAACCTCCACTTTCACGTTACCGGACAATATCGATACCGAGCGGCTGACCAGAGAAGTGCTGGATGAAGCGGTCGGATTGGGGCCATTGGAGCCGTTGATCGCCGATGAAAGCGTAACCGAAATCATGGTCAATCGCTTCGATGAAATTTGGGTTGAGCGCGGTGGTCGGCTCGAACTATCGACCGCCACATTTACCAGCGATCTGGCGGTGATGGGCGCCATCGAACGCATCGTCACGCCGCTGGGTCGACGTATCGATGAAAGCTCGCCGATGGTCGATGCGCGGCTGAAAGACGGTTCGCGGGTGAATGCAATTGTGTCGCCACTATCGTTGCGTGGACCGACCCTGACTATTCGTAAATTCTCACGCCGCAAGATGATTGCTGAGGATCTGATCAAGTACGGATCGATGACTGAGGATATGCTGCACATCTTGCGCAGCGCGGTAGAACAACGCCTTAACATCGTCGTCTCCGGCGGGACTGGCTCGGGCAAAACAACTTTTCTAAATATGATGTCAGCCTTCGTGCCTAACGATGAGCGAATTGTGACCATCGAAGATGCGGCGGAGTTACAGCTGTCACAACCCAATTTGGTATCTCTGGAAAGTCGGCCGCCTAATGTCGAAGGTAAGGGCCACGTTGCGATTCGCGATCTGGTGCGCAATTCGCTGCGGATGCGACCGGACCGAATCATCGTCGGTGAGTGTCGCGGCGGTGAGGCGCTGGATATGTTGCAGGCAATGAATACCGGCCATGACGGATCGATGACCACGCTCCATGCTAACTCCCCGCGTGATGCGTTGGCGCGGATGGAAGTACTGGTACTGATGGCAGGGATGAACCTGCCGGTGCGTGCGATTCGCGAACAGATTTCTTCTGCGGTACACCTGATTATTCAGCTAACCCGTTATTCTTGCGGAGCGCGTAAAGTCACCGCAATCACGGAAGTCGTGGGGATTGAATCAGAAACCGTACAGCTTCAGGATATCTTTAAATTTCATCGGGAAGGACTCGATCGCAATGGTAAGACATGCGGCGAATTCCGCTATTCGGGAATGATGCCCGCGTTCATCGAGAGGATGAATAATGAATAG
- a CDS encoding type II secretion system F family protein: MNRLIFLFSIIVFVLVVFVAWSLLNSKSYFLKAAYDMHVRYLERIKEWTGLNDGRVYLVLFAQIAATAVLAIVIYFVVRNILLILLIGYFIFKAPLWISDHKRKRRLNSIEYELPTALTVIASSLTAGVSLSIALQSYAKEISSPLANEFAHVIRLQKVGVDFETAIEEVGKRIDLIDFQLLVMTFRISKSVGGNLSETLMSLSNTIQQKLSIEGKIKSLTAQGKMQGWVMICLPALVGIALYFIQPEEMSQLVTTFYGKIVLFICLTMAYIGHKVIQKILAIDV; encoded by the coding sequence ATGAATAGATTGATCTTCCTATTTTCAATCATCGTGTTTGTGCTGGTCGTATTTGTGGCGTGGTCGTTGCTGAACTCAAAAAGCTACTTCCTCAAAGCGGCGTATGACATGCATGTGCGCTATCTGGAGCGGATAAAAGAATGGACCGGCCTGAACGATGGCCGCGTCTATTTAGTTCTGTTCGCCCAGATTGCGGCGACAGCAGTGCTGGCAATAGTGATCTATTTCGTGGTCCGAAATATCTTGCTGATCTTGTTGATCGGCTACTTCATTTTTAAAGCACCGTTGTGGATTAGCGATCATAAACGCAAGCGTCGTCTCAACAGTATTGAGTATGAATTACCGACAGCATTAACCGTGATTGCCTCTAGCCTGACGGCGGGGGTTTCACTGAGTATCGCACTGCAATCCTACGCTAAAGAAATCAGTTCACCGCTGGCGAACGAGTTTGCGCACGTGATACGTCTACAGAAAGTCGGTGTCGATTTTGAGACTGCGATTGAAGAAGTCGGCAAGCGTATCGATCTGATCGATTTTCAATTACTGGTGATGACATTCCGCATCTCTAAATCCGTCGGCGGCAATCTATCGGAGACCTTGATGAGCTTGTCGAATACGATTCAGCAAAAGCTTTCTATCGAGGGAAAAATCAAGTCATTGACCGCACAGGGAAAGATGCAGGGATGGGTCATGATCTGTCTTCCTGCATTGGTGGGGATTGCGCTGTATTTCATTCAGCCAGAAGAAATGAGCCAGTTGGTCACCACCTTCTACGGAAAAATCGTATTGTTTATTTGCTTAACCATGGCTTATATCGGTCACAAGGTTATTCAAAAAATTCTCGCCATTGATGTGTAG
- a CDS encoding type II secretion system F family protein, with protein sequence MNSSVYLYSAIILAFGSLSVFLFYIFKLLANAKINKFRPNMDPLPPLLKRVWSGVLFFDFYFGAYLSDARLLRRKQMLNAAGLEYFMTPNETFAVQFFSLAVSLFLGVLVSLGAFGIDYKVLYVVSVLALIGWFYPLLWIKDQKKRRNLEISRYFPSFVDIVTLCCECGLTLNTAIINFCERGPACILRQEIERVVRDMKTGAGRADALEKFASRTGNLDIKRFVGIVLQCDKLGVPLGPTLRKFSEQKRTERFQRAEKLAMEAPMKMIAPLIMFIFPITFIIIAFPIVLTILMNFK encoded by the coding sequence ATGAACAGTTCAGTGTATCTTTACAGCGCAATCATATTGGCCTTCGGCAGCCTCAGCGTATTTTTGTTTTACATCTTTAAACTGCTGGCGAACGCGAAGATCAATAAATTTCGTCCGAATATGGACCCTCTACCCCCTCTATTGAAAAGGGTCTGGAGCGGCGTATTATTTTTCGATTTCTATTTCGGTGCTTATCTATCCGACGCCCGTTTGCTAAGACGCAAGCAGATGCTAAACGCCGCTGGTCTTGAATATTTCATGACACCCAACGAAACTTTTGCGGTGCAATTCTTTTCGCTGGCGGTGTCGCTGTTTCTTGGCGTATTAGTCAGTCTGGGCGCGTTTGGGATCGACTATAAAGTGTTATATGTAGTGAGCGTTCTGGCGTTGATTGGATGGTTCTATCCGCTGCTGTGGATCAAAGATCAGAAGAAGCGTCGCAATCTGGAAATCTCTCGTTACTTTCCCTCCTTTGTCGATATTGTGACACTCTGCTGCGAATGCGGTCTGACGCTGAATACCGCTATTATCAATTTTTGCGAACGCGGACCAGCCTGCATTTTGCGGCAAGAAATCGAACGCGTCGTACGGGATATGAAAACCGGTGCCGGGCGAGCCGATGCATTAGAAAAATTTGCCAGCCGCACCGGCAACCTCGATATCAAACGCTTCGTTGGCATCGTTCTGCAATGCGACAAATTAGGTGTACCGTTAGGACCAACTTTACGCAAATTCTCTGAACAAAAACGTACCGAACGCTTTCAGCGCGCCGAAAAACTCGCGATGGAAGCACCCATGAAAATGATCGCACCATTGATCATGTTCATTTTCCCCATCACCTTCATTATTATCGCCTTCCCTATCGTCCTGACTATTCTGATGAATTTCAAATAG
- a CDS encoding DUF192 domain-containing protein yields MQIDILVARFFWQRAVGLLGRRSLDDQQGLLIVPCNSIHTYFMRFAIDVVFIDTAGNITSIVEHVQPWRLAKAKAKAYSCLELSAGSAARLQLKVGQSLPQLAKPHSGKMIRIDLVMDAV; encoded by the coding sequence ATGCAAATTGATATTCTAGTCGCCCGTTTTTTTTGGCAGCGCGCTGTCGGTTTGCTTGGCAGGCGCTCATTAGACGATCAGCAAGGTTTATTGATTGTGCCTTGCAATAGCATCCATACTTACTTCATGCGCTTTGCCATTGATGTCGTATTTATCGACACTGCTGGCAATATCACGAGCATCGTTGAGCACGTGCAACCATGGCGCTTGGCGAAAGCGAAAGCGAAAGCATATTCTTGCCTTGAACTTAGCGCTGGTAGTGCGGCCCGTCTTCAGTTAAAGGTGGGCCAATCTTTGCCGCAACTGGCAAAACCGCACTCGGGAAAAATGATCCGCATCGACCTCGTAATGGATGCGGTTTAG
- a CDS encoding pilus assembly protein TadG-related protein codes for MVKPLTLAFTSFCLYPFDFHASLCTPHSADVISHFFQQSRSANPRYHSGHPTVRTQRGAVLPITIFFLAVLCIGLFSLYNLAQVTSEKRQLTNAADAIAYSTANVAAEGLNYTSYTNRAMIANYQAVGQMTAMWSSMTMSDEYWRNNTAVMKAVAALTKFIPYIGTGLSGILKAVSTFSGYWEKIVDGVRVTSQVLANTGTATTSLTNYAIFASQQIHLATTASAMISMQRDLLAANAPQAEYIPQTIAYQIGKSMVDFGSMIKLHQPPRKFLGSTEMKTAVPNNKGSVDFNLVHRLMMDDMVKLNGGIGGRRLFPNAVGLWTVDGCNLSAINGILSGLSVNGLEQIVPALKGNVAADVIGPVIEAFMNTVGIIASPIMCLYERTGGTRMVQMQDGTYAWSNIDIMEINPHLFNIHIPMAGAVTMSKVGRQGLNKNQEIPDDLKKFVDVVAANKKWKESSWGESTSIDDCLYFTLPTGGVYAPRVGGACASLAAGAAKKYYERGVMNIAGASADRAMKGQPQIANATEAISNAAMATLEPVLETVGGAINGTGSAASIVNMPDANAGNLTGVLGGAPAGLPASGTALDAPAPGIGDPEVELASGLAQQAANFTNLSGQGGNVSTAISNVLGNGFTLPNMSFTDPVNAPSAFLKFLLNALDLGDLIDVLGMRTSRGTETLFQKPGLGSTVAADMGLPAERFGLWEMRDANIGNYRVHAADQANADKSNIFLASKEIQNNALKDIGPSFVVALQETADKLPLRPENKFNLGRTALNDYDTQTKQSYLKAIGKARVYYRAPLERWTTRGQLVSHANLMLPYWNARLEGLNYPEKSLFFLLD; via the coding sequence ATGGTCAAACCCTTGACGCTGGCATTTACTTCATTCTGTTTATATCCTTTTGATTTTCACGCATCGCTTTGCACCCCGCATAGTGCGGACGTTATCTCGCATTTTTTTCAGCAATCCCGATCCGCTAATCCTCGATATCACAGCGGTCACCCAACCGTGCGCACTCAGCGCGGCGCGGTATTACCAATAACGATATTTTTTCTTGCAGTGTTATGCATCGGCCTGTTTTCCCTTTATAACCTGGCGCAGGTCACCAGTGAAAAACGCCAGCTTACCAATGCCGCCGATGCGATTGCTTACAGCACGGCCAACGTCGCTGCAGAAGGTCTGAATTACACCTCGTACACCAATCGCGCGATGATCGCCAACTATCAGGCAGTCGGTCAAATGACGGCGATGTGGTCCAGCATGACAATGTCCGATGAGTACTGGCGCAATAACACCGCCGTCATGAAGGCGGTCGCTGCGCTGACTAAATTTATACCGTACATCGGCACCGGCTTATCCGGTATTTTGAAGGCCGTCAGCACATTTAGCGGCTATTGGGAAAAAATCGTCGATGGCGTGCGCGTGACCAGTCAGGTATTGGCGAATACCGGCACGGCAACCACCTCGCTGACCAATTACGCGATTTTCGCCTCGCAGCAAATCCATTTGGCGACCACTGCATCGGCCATGATTTCGATGCAAAGGGACTTGCTGGCAGCGAACGCGCCACAAGCTGAATACATACCGCAAACCATCGCGTATCAGATCGGCAAGAGCATGGTCGATTTCGGCAGCATGATCAAACTGCATCAGCCGCCGCGCAAGTTTTTGGGGAGTACGGAAATGAAAACTGCCGTACCAAATAATAAAGGGTCGGTAGATTTCAATCTGGTCCATCGTCTGATGATGGATGACATGGTCAAATTAAATGGCGGGATAGGCGGCCGCCGCCTGTTCCCGAATGCGGTCGGTTTATGGACAGTCGATGGCTGCAACCTCAGCGCTATCAACGGCATATTAAGCGGCCTCTCGGTCAATGGATTGGAGCAGATTGTTCCGGCATTAAAGGGTAATGTCGCTGCGGACGTGATCGGTCCCGTCATCGAAGCGTTCATGAATACCGTCGGCATCATCGCCAGCCCGATTATGTGTTTATACGAACGCACCGGCGGCACCCGGATGGTCCAAATGCAAGACGGCACTTATGCGTGGAGCAATATCGACATCATGGAAATCAATCCGCATCTATTCAATATTCATATCCCGATGGCGGGCGCGGTCACCATGTCCAAAGTCGGTCGTCAGGGACTGAACAAAAATCAGGAAATTCCCGATGATCTGAAAAAATTTGTAGATGTTGTCGCTGCGAATAAAAAATGGAAAGAGTCTTCATGGGGCGAATCCACCAGTATTGACGATTGCCTGTATTTCACCTTACCCACCGGCGGCGTGTATGCGCCGCGGGTGGGCGGTGCCTGCGCTTCGCTGGCTGCCGGTGCGGCCAAAAAATATTATGAACGCGGTGTGATGAATATTGCCGGTGCCTCTGCGGATCGGGCCATGAAAGGCCAGCCGCAGATCGCCAACGCGACCGAGGCGATCAGCAATGCCGCCATGGCGACCTTAGAGCCAGTATTGGAAACGGTCGGCGGCGCCATCAACGGCACCGGCTCAGCAGCATCGATCGTGAATATGCCTGATGCCAACGCTGGCAATCTGACTGGCGTGTTGGGCGGTGCGCCTGCCGGACTGCCGGCTTCAGGTACAGCACTGGACGCCCCAGCGCCCGGCATCGGCGATCCAGAAGTCGAACTGGCTAGCGGATTAGCCCAGCAGGCCGCCAATTTCACCAATCTGTCGGGTCAGGGCGGCAATGTCTCCACCGCGATTTCTAATGTGCTGGGCAACGGCTTTACGCTGCCGAATATGTCCTTTACCGATCCAGTGAATGCGCCAAGCGCCTTTCTTAAATTTCTTCTCAATGCATTAGATTTAGGCGATTTGATCGATGTTCTGGGGATGCGTACTTCACGGGGCACCGAAACACTATTTCAAAAGCCCGGTCTGGGTAGCACCGTCGCGGCCGATATGGGGCTACCAGCCGAACGCTTCGGGCTATGGGAAATGCGCGATGCAAATATCGGCAACTATCGCGTGCATGCCGCCGATCAGGCCAACGCCGACAAGAGCAATATATTTTTGGCCAGCAAAGAAATTCAAAACAATGCGTTAAAAGATATTGGTCCGTCGTTCGTCGTGGCATTGCAGGAAACCGCTGACAAATTGCCTTTGCGGCCAGAAAATAAATTCAATCTAGGTCGCACTGCGTTAAACGATTATGACACCCAGACCAAACAAAGTTATCTGAAGGCGATTGGCAAAGCGCGGGTGTATTACCGCGCGCCGCTGGAGCGCTGGACTACACGCGGGCAGCTGGTATCGCACGCAAATTTGATGCTGCCGTACTGGAACGCAAGGCTTGAAGGTCTGAACTATCCGGAAAAATCGTTGTTCTTCCTGCTCGACTAA
- a CDS encoding acetoacetate decarboxylase, producing MTEDDIRRNAFAMPFHNPAFPPGPYRFVNREFLIITYRTDPEALKKIIPAPLQFVEPIVKFEFIRMPDSTGFGHYCESGQVIPVRLNGVAGGYVHSMYLNDQPPIAGGRELWGFPKKMGEPQLRVHKDTMVGTLSYSDIQIAVGTMGYKHSPLDNDTIKKSLEAPTFLLKIIPHVDGTPRICELVQYSLTDVTVKGAWTGPGALDLRPHALAPIADLPVLEVLSAVHIMSDLTLPHGTVAYDYLANEK from the coding sequence ATGACTGAAGACGATATCCGCCGTAATGCGTTTGCCATGCCGTTTCATAATCCTGCTTTTCCTCCCGGTCCTTACCGTTTCGTAAACCGCGAATTTTTGATTATTACTTATCGCACCGATCCGGAAGCGCTTAAAAAAATCATTCCCGCCCCGCTGCAATTTGTAGAGCCGATCGTTAAATTTGAATTCATCAGAATGCCGGATTCAACCGGATTTGGTCACTATTGCGAATCAGGCCAAGTGATTCCAGTGAGGCTGAATGGCGTGGCTGGCGGTTATGTCCACAGCATGTATTTAAATGATCAACCGCCAATTGCCGGTGGTCGCGAGTTGTGGGGATTTCCCAAAAAAATGGGCGAGCCGCAACTCAGAGTGCATAAAGATACGATGGTCGGCACGTTATCTTATAGCGACATTCAGATTGCAGTGGGCACGATGGGATATAAGCATAGCCCGCTGGACAACGACACCATCAAAAAATCGCTCGAAGCGCCGACCTTTTTACTCAAAATTATTCCTCACGTTGACGGCACGCCGCGGATTTGTGAGTTGGTGCAGTACAGCTTGACCGACGTTACCGTCAAGGGTGCATGGACTGGCCCCGGAGCGCTTGATCTGCGTCCGCATGCGTTAGCGCCGATAGCGGATTTGCCAGTGCTTGAGGTGTTGTCAGCGGTGCATATTATGTCCGATCTGACTTTGCCGCACGGCACTGTTGCGTATGATTATCTGGCGAATGAAAAATAA
- a CDS encoding carbon-nitrogen hydrolase family protein: protein MNEAKTFNIAAIQMISTPHVEENIATARRLVAEAVQQGAQLVLLPEYWPIMGRHDSDKVAIAEAVGKGPIQHFMAGLAKEHKIYLIGGTLPLISPEAGKVLNATLVYGPDGEQVSHYDKIHLFNFTKGEESYDEARTISYGKDVTTFDAPCGKVGLSVCYDLRFPELYRAMGNCSLIVMPAAFTYTTGQAHWEILLRARAIENQCYVLAAAQGGKHPNGRRTWGHSMLIDPWGEIKAVLPEGEGVISGAIDPEFMRSVRESLPALRHRKL from the coding sequence ATGAATGAAGCAAAGACATTCAATATCGCAGCCATCCAAATGATATCGACACCCCACGTCGAAGAAAATATCGCCACCGCCCGCAGACTAGTCGCCGAGGCGGTGCAGCAAGGTGCTCAACTAGTATTACTTCCCGAATACTGGCCGATTATGGGACGGCATGATAGCGATAAGGTGGCGATTGCCGAAGCCGTCGGAAAGGGCCCGATTCAACACTTCATGGCCGGTCTGGCAAAAGAACATAAGATTTATTTGATCGGTGGTACGTTGCCGCTGATTTCACCAGAAGCTGGCAAGGTGCTCAACGCTACGCTGGTGTATGGTCCGGATGGTGAGCAAGTCAGCCATTACGACAAAATCCATCTTTTTAACTTTACCAAAGGTGAAGAATCGTACGACGAAGCGCGGACCATTTCTTACGGTAAAGACGTCACCACTTTCGATGCGCCATGCGGCAAAGTCGGTCTGTCAGTTTGCTATGACCTGCGCTTTCCCGAGTTGTATCGCGCCATGGGCAATTGCAGTCTGATCGTGATGCCAGCCGCGTTCACCTATACCACCGGCCAGGCCCATTGGGAAATCCTGCTGCGTGCACGTGCCATAGAAAATCAATGCTACGTTTTGGCCGCCGCCCAAGGTGGCAAACATCCCAACGGTCGTCGTACATGGGGCCACAGTATGTTGATTGATCCTTGGGGTGAAATCAAAGCGGTGCTGCCAGAAGGTGAGGGCGTTATCAGTGGTGCTATCGATCCGGAATTTATGCGCAGCGTGCGGGAGAGTTTGCCAGCGTTACGCCATCGGAAATTGTAG